In Alicyclobacillus macrosporangiidus CPP55, a single window of DNA contains:
- a CDS encoding electron transfer flavoprotein subunit beta/FixA family protein, which translates to MLHLVVCIKQVPDSREIRIDPKTNTLIRQGVPAIVNYYDLHGLEEALRIKDRHGARVTVVTMGPPSADKALKQCIAMGADEGILVSDRAFAGADTLATSYVVAMTIRKVEEAWGPVDIVFCGKQTLDGDTGQVGPGVACRLDLEQLTYVEKVEHLDLERREIIVHRHLEDGVERVRAKLPVLITALAELNEPRRASLPGVLRAARYKPIVWTTNDFPDLDRSKIGLRGSPTIVAKTWVPEPRTVNTEYIPADHPEAAAEALVERLFASDIAEKLGWVQGVRA; encoded by the coding sequence CATCGATCCAAAGACCAACACGCTCATCCGGCAGGGTGTGCCGGCCATCGTCAACTACTACGACCTGCACGGCCTGGAAGAGGCGCTGCGCATCAAGGACCGGCATGGTGCGCGCGTCACCGTCGTGACGATGGGCCCGCCGTCTGCGGACAAGGCGCTCAAGCAGTGCATCGCCATGGGGGCGGACGAAGGGATCCTGGTCAGCGACCGCGCGTTCGCGGGGGCGGACACCCTCGCTACGTCGTACGTGGTGGCGATGACCATCCGCAAAGTGGAGGAAGCGTGGGGACCGGTCGACATCGTCTTCTGCGGCAAACAGACGCTCGACGGGGATACGGGCCAGGTGGGCCCGGGCGTCGCCTGCCGCCTCGACCTGGAGCAGTTGACCTATGTCGAAAAGGTCGAGCACCTGGACCTCGAGCGGCGGGAGATCATCGTGCATCGGCACCTGGAGGACGGGGTCGAGCGGGTTCGGGCGAAGTTGCCGGTACTCATCACCGCGCTCGCCGAGCTGAATGAACCCCGCCGGGCCAGCCTCCCGGGCGTTCTGCGAGCGGCCCGGTACAAACCGATTGTGTGGACGACCAACGACTTTCCGGACCTGGATCGCAGCAAGATCGGCCTGCGTGGGTCCCCGACCATCGTCGCCAAGACGTGGGTGCCCGAGCCGAGGACGGTCAACACGGAGTACATCCCGGCGGATCATCCGGAGGCCGCCGCCGAAGCTCTGGTGGAACGGCTGTTCGCGAGCGACATCGCGGAAAAACTGGGCTGGGTGCAGGGGGTGCGAGCATGA
- a CDS encoding electron transfer flavoprotein subunit alpha/FixB family protein, protein MDWSSYRGVLVVVEQRAGVAKPVSWQLLGEGRRLANKLDAPLMALVMGYQVGHLAQEAIYHGADRVYLCDSPELRDYRTRPYSRVCLHVIRAFKPEIVLMGATYTGRDLAGAIATHLPTGLTADSTMLDVDEDRLLLASRPAFSEKMLATILCKQFKPQMATARAGVFEALPRDPSRTGEIVTVPPQIPPEDIATEVLEFIAATDRVNLAEAEVIVAGGRGLGGPSAFAMLKELADALGGVVGASRAAVDLGWIDHRHQVGQTGTTVRPKLYFAIGISGAVQHVVGMQNAECIIAINKDPAAPIFQIAHYGIVGDLFQIVPAITEAVRARKAAGRFRADGEGLGFSLTGAGSGGPVRGAE, encoded by the coding sequence GTGGATTGGTCGTCCTACCGGGGCGTTTTGGTCGTGGTGGAACAGCGGGCGGGCGTCGCCAAACCCGTGTCTTGGCAGCTCCTCGGCGAGGGACGCCGGTTGGCCAACAAGCTGGATGCGCCTCTGATGGCGCTGGTCATGGGATACCAGGTGGGGCATCTGGCCCAGGAGGCCATCTACCACGGCGCGGATCGCGTGTATCTGTGTGATTCGCCCGAGCTCCGGGACTACCGCACGAGGCCCTACAGCCGCGTGTGTCTGCACGTGATCCGCGCATTCAAACCGGAGATCGTTCTGATGGGCGCCACCTACACGGGCCGCGATCTCGCGGGCGCCATCGCGACCCACCTGCCGACGGGGCTCACGGCGGACTCGACGATGCTCGACGTGGACGAGGACCGCCTGCTGTTGGCCAGCCGGCCGGCTTTCTCCGAGAAGATGCTGGCCACCATCCTGTGCAAGCAGTTCAAGCCGCAGATGGCCACCGCTCGCGCCGGGGTGTTCGAAGCGCTGCCGCGGGATCCTTCGCGCACCGGCGAGATCGTCACCGTGCCGCCGCAGATTCCGCCCGAGGACATCGCCACGGAGGTGCTGGAGTTCATCGCCGCCACGGACCGCGTCAACCTGGCGGAGGCGGAGGTGATTGTCGCCGGTGGCCGAGGACTCGGCGGACCGTCGGCCTTCGCGATGCTCAAGGAGCTCGCGGATGCATTGGGCGGAGTGGTCGGTGCGTCCCGGGCGGCGGTCGATCTCGGTTGGATCGATCACCGCCATCAGGTCGGCCAGACGGGGACCACGGTGCGGCCCAAGCTCTACTTCGCCATCGGCATCTCCGGCGCGGTGCAGCACGTCGTCGGGATGCAGAACGCGGAGTGCATCATCGCCATCAATAAGGATCCGGCAGCGCCGATCTTTCAGATCGCCCACTACGGCATCGTCGGCGATCTGTTCCAGATCGTCCCGGCCATCACGGAGGCGGTGCGCGCGCGCAAGGCGGCCGGGCGGTTTCGTGCAGACGGGGAGGGCCTGGGCTTTTCCTTGACCGGTGCAGGCTCCGGCGGTCCGGTCCGGGGCGCTGAATGA
- a CDS encoding FAD-dependent oxidoreductase, translating into MRVADERFDAIVVGAGPAGTAAAYTMAKAGLKVALIERGEFPGAKNIFGGVLYRKQLEDLIPNWWQEAPLERKIVEQRLWILAEDSAVTLGHRNQRYHDPPNCWTGLRVKFDPWFAGKAEQAGAVPIYETVVTGLLRAGERVRGVITDRDDGELEANITIIADGVNSLLGKQLMVHREWRPDEVSLAVKEIIQLPKQTIQDRFNLEGDEGCTIEIIGHTCGMAGLGFLYTNTDTLSIGVGVMVSDLKKKRVKPYEVLDGLKQHPMISRLIQGGEVKEYSGHLIPEGGFNSIPALAGDGWMICGDAAQLVNAVHREGTNLAITSGRLAGEAAIRAHEVGDFSASTLAAYDEAIRASFIYKDLKKYRGVHSLLAHEDTEQLFNHLPQALNDAAYEMLLVDGVPKRDKQRKAIRRLKEAAGGAYMDLIRLGLKGWRAMNG; encoded by the coding sequence ATGCGCGTGGCGGACGAACGGTTTGACGCCATCGTGGTGGGGGCGGGCCCGGCGGGGACGGCGGCGGCCTACACGATGGCCAAGGCCGGCCTGAAGGTGGCGCTCATCGAACGCGGTGAGTTTCCAGGGGCGAAAAACATCTTCGGCGGCGTATTATACCGCAAGCAGCTCGAGGACCTGATCCCAAATTGGTGGCAGGAGGCGCCTCTGGAGCGGAAGATCGTCGAACAGCGCCTGTGGATCCTCGCCGAGGACAGCGCGGTGACGCTCGGGCATCGCAACCAGCGGTACCATGACCCGCCGAACTGCTGGACAGGACTGCGGGTGAAGTTCGACCCCTGGTTTGCCGGCAAAGCGGAACAGGCGGGGGCGGTTCCCATTTACGAGACGGTGGTCACCGGCCTTCTGCGCGCCGGAGAACGGGTGCGCGGGGTGATCACGGACCGCGACGACGGCGAACTGGAAGCCAACATCACCATCATCGCAGACGGGGTCAACTCGCTCTTGGGCAAACAGCTGATGGTGCACCGGGAGTGGCGGCCGGACGAGGTGTCGCTCGCCGTCAAGGAGATCATCCAGCTGCCCAAGCAGACCATCCAAGACCGGTTCAATCTGGAGGGCGACGAGGGATGCACGATTGAGATCATCGGCCACACCTGCGGCATGGCAGGGCTGGGATTCCTGTATACCAACACCGACACCCTCTCCATCGGCGTCGGCGTGATGGTCAGCGATCTCAAGAAAAAGCGCGTCAAGCCGTACGAGGTGCTGGACGGGCTGAAGCAGCATCCCATGATCTCCCGGCTCATCCAGGGGGGTGAGGTCAAGGAGTATTCCGGCCACCTCATTCCGGAGGGCGGGTTCAACTCCATCCCGGCCTTGGCGGGCGACGGATGGATGATCTGCGGCGACGCGGCGCAGTTGGTCAACGCGGTGCACCGGGAGGGGACGAACCTGGCCATCACCTCCGGGCGCTTGGCGGGGGAGGCGGCCATCCGGGCGCACGAAGTGGGCGACTTCTCCGCAAGCACCCTGGCTGCCTATGACGAGGCCATCCGGGCTTCGTTCATCTACAAGGACCTCAAAAAGTACCGCGGAGTGCACAGCCTGCTGGCTCACGAGGACACAGAACAGTTGTTCAATCATCTGCCGCAGGCGCTCAACGACGCCGCCTACGAAATGCTGTTGGTGGATGGCGTGCCGAAACGCGACAAGCAGCGCAAGGCCATCCGCCGCCTGAAGGAAGCCGCGGGGGGCGCTTATATGGATCTGATTCGCCTTGGCTTAAAAGGGTGGAGGGCGATGAACGGATGA
- a CDS encoding ferredoxin family protein produces MSASIEERLFTIRYKADRVSHLIIKDQEVCLACPTKECNWFCPSDVYLWHEAERMTSVAYENCIECGTCRIACPEYNIEWLYPKGGYGVTYKYG; encoded by the coding sequence ATGAGCGCGAGCATCGAGGAGCGGCTGTTCACCATTCGCTACAAGGCAGACCGGGTGTCTCACTTGATCATCAAGGATCAAGAGGTGTGCCTGGCCTGCCCGACCAAGGAGTGCAACTGGTTCTGCCCGTCGGATGTGTACCTGTGGCACGAAGCGGAGCGCATGACCTCGGTGGCGTACGAGAACTGCATCGAGTGCGGCACCTGCCGGATCGCCTGCCCGGAGTACAACATCGAGTGGCTGTACCCGAAGGGGGGCTACGGCGTCACGTACAAATACGGATGA